The sequence below is a genomic window from Oncorhynchus nerka isolate Pitt River linkage group LG7, Oner_Uvic_2.0, whole genome shotgun sequence.
ATTAAAACTATTACTGAAATTATAAAGAAGTTAATTATCCTTTTAGCACCATACTATGGCCATTGCTAATGTACAAGAGGTCCTGTTTTCCTCAAGTGCGATATAGCTTCAGAGCTTTTAAAGTATTATTCAGCACTTTTATGTCAGTCTTTAAGAGTTTCATTTGTTTGTCCCTAATCCAACAGGGAGATCACTTCATCATTTATCGACTCTAGCACACTCTGTATAGTCTTTTCTCACTCTCAGAAAGGCAGAGTTTCCATGAAAATTTTGTCCACTATGGGGGGTGGTATGACCAAGTCCTCAAGCTTAAGATAGAAGATGCGCTGCAGGCCCTGGGTGCAGAGAGTCCGTAGCTCGGGCAGTTTTCCCAGGAGGCGGGACAGGTAGTTGGGCCGAGTGGAGTCCGAGGCGCAGCTCGAGACGTGATCTCTGAGACAGGTGATGAGCTGGTTCTGGAACTCCTCCACCCGCTTGGGCTCCTTCAGTCCGTGGCGGTCTGGAGAATCAGGAGACAGTGACCAGAAAGTGGTGAGAGtatcattttttacatttttaaataggACATGTATCATTATTCTATAACACAATAACATTATGTAAGCCTGTGAATCAAGATGTATGTAGATCCAGCTTGTTCAGGCAACTCAGGTCAGGGTGAACATAAAGATTGACATTGCAACATGGCGCCTGCAGTCATAATGTACTGGATTATGGTGTGATGTCTCTGTTAACAGAGCCTGACAGGCTGGCGCGTATGCGTAGGTGGGTTGAGCTCTCACCAGTGATTATGACCAGGGTTGTGAGGCAGGAGAAGGACGACATGTCCAAGTTCATGCGGTGGAGGCTCTGGGAGAAGTCCATGATGGAGTCTATCCAGTCACCGAAGCCCCGTACACACTGCATCCGGTGAAGCACCACTCCATTGCAGAATATCAGCTTGTGTGTCTCAGGGTTGATCCTTGGAAAGAGAATATAAATAGGATGGATTAACAATGTCTTTGATACCCATGATTGTTGCTTCTAAAATATCTGCACAATGTGAGTTGTGGGTGCAATCAATCCTGTCATTCATATTTTATGTACTTTATAATCCTAGCAATACAGTGACCAATGTCAATACAACACAGTTATAGCTCTGTATATGCAAGGTGGTCTTCTGgaccatttacatttttttttacaatgacatAATTTGGTTCTTCTTACCTGTATGCTAGTCGCAAGATGAACAGTTCCATGAAGGCTGACTCCAGTAGCAGCTCCTGGTCCTCAGAGCAGAAGGCAGTGAACCCAGGGATGCTCTCAGCCCACTTGCTAATCACGTCCATGGATGCTGTGAGGAGGTTGTAGAACTGTTTGACGTCACCAACGTCCACTTCCTCTGACAGACTGGCCACAGTCTCCTGGTACTGAATTAGAAAGGAGGGAGAAGGGTTAGTTCCATTAGGGGAATTCCCTGCATTCTTTTGGTTCAATTTATGCTCCATCCTTAGAGTACCAACAGCGACCTTAAACGACAAAAAACAATAAGTCATAATAGACAGACCACAATGGAGAATTTGCAGTAGTCCTTACCTTAGAGTAGTCCAGTTTCCCAACACTAGGGTTTGAGTCAATGTGTGCCCTCACAAGAGAGGCAATAATATTAACTGGAGACTCAGCAGAAGATAGGTCCTGGGCTGCTTTTGGCTTGGAGGGCAGACGACCTCTTCGACCTTTTAAGCTATCTGTTCTCACAActtggagagagcgagagagatacaaGGTCAATAATGTCTTAGCaactgagagagaaacagtagttATTGTGAAATATGTGGTAGTAAAATGCATTTGAAGTGCTGGGCTCACCTTCTTTCATCATGCCTTCTGCCAGGCACTTCTGAAAACGACAGAATTGACAGCGATTCCGTCGCCGCTTGTCCACCGGACAGTCCTTGTTGGCAAGACACACATATTTGGCTTTTTTCTGTACAGTACGCTGCAAAGAACACAGAAAAAAAACCTTCACTATTAAATTCAGGCTAGCAATGGAGatgcatatttttttattttaccaggtaaattgactgagaacacattctcatttccagcaacaacctggggaatagttacaggggatgaatgagccaattgtaaactggggattattaggtgactgtgatggtttgagggccagattgggaatttagccaggacaccggggttaacacccctactcttacaataagtgccatgggatctttaatgacctcagagagtcaggacacccgtttaatgtcccatccaaaagacagcacagTGTCCCCAACCACATCACAGGGTATTgggatatttatttttttagaccagaggaaagagtgcctcctactggccctccaacaccacttccagcagcatctggtctcccatccaggaactgaccaggaccaaccctgcttagcttcagcagcaagccagcagtggtatgcagggtggtatgctgctggcaaataTATTAATTGTGTTTGCATTGCATGAAAAATGCATTATACACCAATTTATGAAATAAATTGACAGAAGAGAGGAAAAAGCTGCTCACCTTGAAAAAACCTTTGCAGCCCTCACAGGTACGAACCCCATAGTGCTGACAGGAGGCGTTGTCCCCACAGACAGCACAGCGACCCTCATTTCCAGTAGGGCTGTTTGGTTTCAGCGACATGCTACCTTCCATGAAGCCAGAGTCATCTAGGGTGCCTGGCTCCAGGGTTAGAGGGGAGAAAGAAAGCAGGGAGGGGTGCTGCTCCTGACTCAGAGAGAAGTGGCCTTGATCAGccagctggggctggggctggtccAGAGGAGACAGATCCTCTACTGAGCCGGGTCCATAGGTGAAGAAAGAGGATGTCTGTACTAATGCAGTCTTATCGGCCACCCAGCAGTCCAGGCTGGGAGAGTAGGGGGCGGAGGCCGAGGCCCAAGCCGATGCAGGCTGGAAGCCTGGGCTAGAGGGAGACTGGACTGACGCCGGGCTGCCGAAACATTCAGAGCCACCAGAAGACAGGGCTTCGTCAAAGTAGCTCAGGGCAAAGCTGCCAGGGTAGCAGCCGTAAATCTGGAAGTCATCCTTCTTGAAGGGCGATTCATGGACAGAGTCTGTGCTAGAGGTTGTAGGAGCTGTGGTGATCTGACAGGAGGAAGCATCAAACTCGCCAGTGTAGGTGCCCACCAGGGAGTTGATGCTAGGCAGGGAGGCGGCAGAGAGCTGGTCCATCTGGCTACTCACGTCCATGGCTAACCTGCAGGTAAGGTCCAGGCTCAGAGACTCTGAGTTGTAGAGGCTGTTATCATAAGGCTGAACTCCATGCGGGGGGTGAATGCAGGCCATTTCTGTTGAGTAAAGGTGCAGACAAAACGTGAGAGCATTTACAAAGGCAATTTTACAGAGGGCCTTTGTGAGCTGACTGTAAGAGATACTAGAATCTTCTAGAATCTACAGTCATGAATTTGTAGTTGACATCCTGTAACCCCTGGGTTGCCAATCCCTGCATGGGT
It includes:
- the LOC115132390 gene encoding probable nuclear hormone receptor HR38 → MACIHPPHGVQPYDNSLYNSESLSLDLTCRLAMDVSSQMDQLSAASLPSINSLVGTYTGEFDASSCQITTAPTTSSTDSVHESPFKKDDFQIYGCYPGSFALSYFDEALSSGGSECFGSPASVQSPSSPGFQPASAWASASAPYSPSLDCWVADKTALVQTSSFFTYGPGSVEDLSPLDQPQPQLADQGHFSLSQEQHPSLLSFSPLTLEPGTLDDSGFMEGSMSLKPNSPTGNEGRCAVCGDNASCQHYGVRTCEGCKGFFKRTVQKKAKYVCLANKDCPVDKRRRNRCQFCRFQKCLAEGMMKEVVRTDSLKGRRGRLPSKPKAAQDLSSAESPVNIIASLVRAHIDSNPSVGKLDYSKYQETVASLSEEVDVGDVKQFYNLLTASMDVISKWAESIPGFTAFCSEDQELLLESAFMELFILRLAYRINPETHKLIFCNGVVLHRMQCVRGFGDWIDSIMDFSQSLHRMNLDMSSFSCLTTLVIITDRHGLKEPKRVEEFQNQLITCLRDHVSSCASDSTRPNYLSRLLGKLPELRTLCTQGLQRIFYLKLEDLVIPPPIVDKIFMETLPF